A section of the Cyprinus carpio isolate SPL01 unplaced genomic scaffold, ASM1834038v1 S000006559, whole genome shotgun sequence genome encodes:
- the ppp1r35 gene encoding protein phosphatase 1 regulatory subunit 35 isoform X1, with the protein MSLCVSGGLDWTGLDWTGPDWTGLDQTGLVMSADPDVRVAPEPLRLDPVRTAELVCPDLDLSVSLTPERPADRRPHRQVRFNVSPQQDPAVITLIPEPRNKPKLARGSGVVTEGAELNTTLALRAELEEVEGQVFDAEKAVREKLQSSSLTKSLVSSRAAEGLNFPRSQHLYRALVSVSLSRDQLISQALQDRPALAPPTATLTNKSQPPEAPDLLHFYSPDKMLRETPLLPGDRMSMPRPRPAPRPAHTTFHLHHRHKLWES; encoded by the exons atgtctctgtgtgtgtcaggtggACTGGACTGGAccggactggactggactggaccggactggactggactggaccaGACTGGACTGGTGATGTCAGCGGATCCTGATGTGCGTGTGGCTCCTGAACCCCTGCGGCTCGATCCGGTCCGGACCGCAGAGCTGGTCTGCCCTGACCTggacctgtctgtctctctgaccCCGGAGCGCCCCGCTGACCGCCGTCCTCATCGCCAG gtgcgGTTTAATGTGAGTCCTCAGCAGGATCCGGCCGTCATCACACTGATCCCAGAACCCAGAAACAAACCAAAGCTCG CTCGTGGATCAGGTGTGGTGACGGAGGGGGCGGAGCTAAACACCACGCTGGCGCTGAGGGCGGAGCTTGAGGAAGTGGAGGGCCAGGTGTTTGATGCTGAGAAGGCTGTGAGAGAGAAGCTGCAGAGCTCGAGCCTCACGAAGAGTCTCGTcagcagcagagcagcagagg GACTCAACTTCCCCCGCTCTCAGCACCTGTACCGCGCCTTGGTGAGCGTCAGCCTGTCACGCGACCAGCTCATCAGCCAGGCCCTGCAGGATAGGCCAGCGCTGGCCCCGCCCACCGCCACGCTGACCAATAAG TCTCAGCCACCAGAGGCTCCTGATCTGCTGCACTTCTACAGTCCTGACAAGATGCTCAGAGAGACTCCACTGTTGCCAGGCGACCGCATGTCTATGCCCCGCCCACGGCCTGCACCTAGACCCGCCCACACAACCTTTCACCTTCATCATCGGCACAAACTCTGGGAGTCATGa
- the ppp1r35 gene encoding protein phosphatase 1 regulatory subunit 35 isoform X2, translated as MSADPDVRVAPEPLRLDPVRTAELVCPDLDLSVSLTPERPADRRPHRQVRFNVSPQQDPAVITLIPEPRNKPKLARGSGVVTEGAELNTTLALRAELEEVEGQVFDAEKAVREKLQSSSLTKSLVSSRAAEGLNFPRSQHLYRALVSVSLSRDQLISQALQDRPALAPPTATLTNKSQPPEAPDLLHFYSPDKMLRETPLLPGDRMSMPRPRPAPRPAHTTFHLHHRHKLWES; from the exons ATGTCAGCGGATCCTGATGTGCGTGTGGCTCCTGAACCCCTGCGGCTCGATCCGGTCCGGACCGCAGAGCTGGTCTGCCCTGACCTggacctgtctgtctctctgaccCCGGAGCGCCCCGCTGACCGCCGTCCTCATCGCCAG gtgcgGTTTAATGTGAGTCCTCAGCAGGATCCGGCCGTCATCACACTGATCCCAGAACCCAGAAACAAACCAAAGCTCG CTCGTGGATCAGGTGTGGTGACGGAGGGGGCGGAGCTAAACACCACGCTGGCGCTGAGGGCGGAGCTTGAGGAAGTGGAGGGCCAGGTGTTTGATGCTGAGAAGGCTGTGAGAGAGAAGCTGCAGAGCTCGAGCCTCACGAAGAGTCTCGTcagcagcagagcagcagagg GACTCAACTTCCCCCGCTCTCAGCACCTGTACCGCGCCTTGGTGAGCGTCAGCCTGTCACGCGACCAGCTCATCAGCCAGGCCCTGCAGGATAGGCCAGCGCTGGCCCCGCCCACCGCCACGCTGACCAATAAG TCTCAGCCACCAGAGGCTCCTGATCTGCTGCACTTCTACAGTCCTGACAAGATGCTCAGAGAGACTCCACTGTTGCCAGGCGACCGCATGTCTATGCCCCGCCCACGGCCTGCACCTAGACCCGCCCACACAACCTTTCACCTTCATCATCGGCACAAACTCTGGGAGTCATGa